In Desulfomonile tiedjei DSM 6799, a genomic segment contains:
- a CDS encoding endonuclease III, giving the protein MPRFNTTKNNPSIPEGISRNVSYADSNHPELDSRAIHLFRENIWIHFREHGRELPWRKTDDPYRILVSEIMLQQTQVERVLGKYEHFISAFPDFASLAEAHFSRVLELWQGLGYNRRAKALQQTAWKVIEDFSGTLPACQDTLKTFPGIGAATAGAIAAFAFRKPVVFIETNIRRVFIHSFFPKCESVRDTQILPLIELTLDTCKIREWYYALMDYGVMLKQTVSNPNRRSAHYSVQSSFQGSDRQIRGNILKLLVKARQLSEQDLCSALNEPPERVKGIVDALVREGFLDRNGTHISIADIKEQ; this is encoded by the coding sequence GTGCCTCGATTCAACACTACCAAGAATAATCCTTCCATCCCTGAAGGCATTTCCCGAAATGTCTCATACGCGGATTCCAATCATCCTGAGCTTGACTCTCGGGCGATTCACCTGTTTCGGGAAAACATATGGATCCACTTCCGGGAGCACGGTCGGGAATTGCCCTGGCGGAAAACTGACGATCCGTACAGGATTCTTGTCTCTGAAATCATGCTGCAGCAAACTCAGGTCGAACGGGTCCTGGGCAAGTACGAACATTTTATCTCTGCTTTTCCGGATTTTGCTTCATTGGCTGAAGCTCACTTCAGTCGAGTGCTGGAACTATGGCAAGGTCTGGGATACAACCGGCGGGCTAAAGCTCTGCAACAGACTGCCTGGAAAGTGATTGAGGATTTCTCGGGAACACTCCCGGCCTGTCAGGATACCCTAAAGACATTTCCCGGTATTGGCGCTGCGACGGCTGGAGCCATAGCAGCATTTGCATTCCGAAAACCGGTCGTGTTCATTGAAACCAATATCAGAAGAGTGTTTATTCATTCCTTTTTTCCGAAATGCGAATCTGTAAGAGACACCCAGATCCTTCCCCTCATTGAACTCACCTTGGACACATGCAAAATTCGGGAATGGTACTATGCGCTCATGGATTACGGAGTTATGCTCAAGCAAACTGTATCGAATCCGAATCGCCGGAGCGCCCATTATTCCGTACAATCCTCCTTCCAAGGTTCGGATCGGCAGATTCGAGGTAACATTCTGAAGCTTTTAGTGAAAGCTCGACAGCTTTCCGAGCAGGATCTATGCAGTGCTTTGAACGAACCGCCTGAAAGAGTGAAAGGTATAGTTGATGCGCTTGTGAGAGAAGGATTTCTCGATCGAAACGGCACTCACATTTCTATCGCAGACATCAAGGAACAGTAG
- a CDS encoding CBS domain-containing protein encodes MPIAKKVRDLLVPLSEYASTYVDDSLRQAVPKLRKLYCQIEEGKCTQAGHRNILVLNKSEELVGILSFKSIIEALVPELAGGIATRLESAEISIAFAQADALDLDEARASFRARVIRNAETKVKDIMLKVRGTIQADADLMDAIKLMYQNRITVLPVYEDKKLIGVVRESDLFLAVADVLSD; translated from the coding sequence ATGCCAATTGCAAAAAAGGTGAGGGACCTTTTGGTTCCTTTGAGCGAATATGCGAGTACCTATGTTGACGATTCATTGAGACAAGCAGTGCCTAAGCTGAGAAAACTCTACTGTCAGATTGAAGAAGGAAAATGTACGCAAGCTGGGCACCGAAATATCCTTGTTTTGAACAAATCCGAAGAATTGGTCGGCATCCTCAGCTTCAAGAGCATCATAGAAGCGCTTGTCCCCGAGTTGGCGGGAGGCATCGCAACTCGATTGGAGTCTGCGGAAATATCCATTGCTTTCGCTCAAGCGGATGCGCTCGATTTGGACGAAGCTCGTGCAAGTTTCAGGGCTCGAGTGATCCGGAATGCCGAAACGAAAGTAAAGGATATCATGCTCAAAGTACGGGGCACGATTCAGGCGGATGCGGATCTCATGGATGCCATAAAGCTTATGTACCAGAATAGAATCACAGTATTGCCTGTATACGAAGATAAAAAGTTGATTGGGGTGGTCCGGGAATCGGATCTCTTCCTTGCGGTCGCGGACGTGCTGAGCGATTGA
- a CDS encoding sulfite exporter TauE/SafE family protein has translation MTKRGRHFLIVAAVMVSVLFLGQWACAQTSPMDPGGSEYGWWIWPVLLLVVTFVMGVAAVLGGVGGGVLFVPIISGFFPFHLDFVRGAGLLVALAGALAAGPGLLKMNLASLRLAMPVALIASAFSIIGAMIGLALPTKIVQIALGVTILGICALMLTAKKSELPDVPQADWISAALHISGVYQEATTGQIVQWKIHRTWQGLLLFIAIGVMAGMFGLGAGWANVPVLNLLMGAPLKISVATSKFLLSITDTSAAWIYLNNGCVIPLIVVPSLVGIMLGSFVGVRLLKVAKPTVVRWIVIAMLGFAGLKALQKGIFG, from the coding sequence ATGACAAAACGTGGAAGGCATTTCCTGATCGTTGCGGCGGTCATGGTATCGGTCCTTTTCCTGGGACAGTGGGCATGTGCGCAGACATCGCCGATGGATCCAGGCGGATCGGAGTACGGATGGTGGATTTGGCCGGTACTTCTGTTAGTCGTTACCTTTGTAATGGGGGTAGCGGCGGTGCTCGGCGGAGTTGGAGGAGGAGTCCTCTTCGTTCCTATTATCAGCGGATTTTTTCCATTTCACCTGGATTTCGTGAGAGGAGCGGGTCTGTTGGTCGCTCTAGCAGGAGCTTTGGCAGCCGGCCCGGGACTATTGAAGATGAATCTTGCCAGCCTGAGGCTTGCCATGCCAGTGGCTCTCATTGCTTCAGCCTTTTCCATTATCGGTGCAATGATCGGGTTGGCTCTGCCGACAAAGATTGTTCAAATAGCGTTGGGGGTGACAATCCTCGGCATTTGCGCATTGATGTTGACTGCAAAGAAATCCGAATTGCCGGACGTACCGCAGGCTGACTGGATTTCAGCCGCGCTGCACATTAGTGGGGTATACCAGGAGGCAACCACAGGGCAAATTGTCCAGTGGAAGATTCACCGCACCTGGCAAGGGCTGCTCCTATTCATCGCAATTGGAGTCATGGCCGGTATGTTCGGTCTCGGAGCAGGCTGGGCAAACGTTCCTGTACTAAACCTCCTTATGGGAGCACCACTGAAGATCAGTGTGGCTACGAGCAAGTTCCTGCTTTCCATAACAGATACCTCCGCGGCATGGATCTATCTGAACAACGGATGTGTCATTCCATTGATAGTAGTTCCTTCTCTCGTGGGAATCATGCTCGGATCGTTTGTCGGCGTGAGACTCCTGAAAGTGGCAAAACCCACTGTGGTTCGGTGGATCGTTATAGCTATGCTGGGTTTCGCAGGATTGAAAGCTCTGCAAAAAGGAATATTCGGCTGA
- a CDS encoding response regulator has protein sequence MDVKVLLVDDEKEFVETLAERMETRGLKVSRAYSGDECLERISEEKADVVILDVLMPGKDGIETLKEIKQKYPLIEVIMLTGHGTIETAIDGLKLGAYDYLMKPTETADLVSKILRAYARKSEQEERIRRAEIDKIVAARGW, from the coding sequence ATGGACGTGAAAGTGCTCCTTGTCGATGATGAAAAAGAATTCGTAGAGACACTGGCGGAACGAATGGAAACCCGGGGACTCAAGGTATCGCGAGCATATTCCGGCGATGAATGTCTCGAGCGAATCTCCGAAGAAAAAGCGGATGTAGTGATTCTCGACGTGCTTATGCCGGGCAAGGACGGTATCGAAACGCTAAAGGAGATCAAGCAAAAATATCCTTTGATCGAAGTCATCATGTTAACCGGTCATGGAACCATAGAAACAGCGATAGACGGCTTGAAGCTGGGAGCTTACGACTATTTGATGAAGCCCACGGAAACCGCGGACTTGGTTTCCAAGATTCTCAGGGCGTACGCCCGAAAATCCGAACAGGAAGAACGTATTCGCCGCGCCGAGATCGATAAGATTGTGGCGGCAAGAGGCTGGTAG
- a CDS encoding response regulator: protein MQEFKVLMVDDEEDFVTTLAERMKMRDLSPDLALSGEQALQRVQEDVPDVMVLDLKMPGIDGMEVLRRVRQAYPQVQVVVLTGHGSEKDEAEAKRLGAFAYLQKPVDMERLVKTLRQAYKKKLEDTMAAAAFAEEGEFQTAREIIDEKNK from the coding sequence ATGCAAGAATTCAAGGTGCTTATGGTCGATGACGAGGAAGATTTCGTCACTACCCTCGCTGAACGAATGAAAATGCGAGATCTTTCGCCGGATCTCGCTCTGAGTGGAGAGCAGGCGCTCCAGCGAGTGCAGGAAGATGTTCCCGATGTCATGGTGCTCGACCTTAAAATGCCCGGCATAGACGGAATGGAGGTGCTACGGCGCGTAAGACAAGCATATCCGCAAGTCCAGGTCGTCGTTCTCACAGGTCACGGTTCCGAGAAAGATGAAGCAGAGGCGAAGCGGCTTGGCGCTTTTGCGTATCTTCAGAAACCCGTGGACATGGAGAGGCTCGTAAAAACGCTCCGCCAGGCATACAAGAAAAAATTGGAAGACACTATGGCGGCTGCTGCATTTGCTGAAGAAGGTGAGTTTCAGACAGCCAGGGAAATCATAGACGAAAAGAACAAATGA
- a CDS encoding helix-turn-helix domain-containing protein, with protein MGKKTQNLPMTADERELLESWIRAKTTPQRVVFRAQICLFAADGLPATEIADRMKTSRPTVLLWRKRFQEQGPEGLTKDAPRGPSSRKLDPEVREAIVQATLNSTPLDAPHWTTRTLAKALGVSNATVARIWKTLGAASRKKRGGKRQKEKPSESRFVEIAGVYLNPPVRAFALKLERGSFQKSFGCSFSPEKKSTQLRDSAIGCDSCLSESLKLLNSVVTGHSDLDAATAGLWSFVHQLESNISDGGELHLFLEDADSVKYLVDNGLGALPNICVQIVPRGYLSGHDIQELLDGTAGNKRDSSAAGVSDLVAAVDAYIREQNGSGPFLWSKKPNILEGPELCKVILETLRHLTELSASMAWQYFNRPHFALNKEEAMNWKPKLESWFAAAAFAEEGEHKTALQIAETPIPETREAVSILPSLSTAFAAAAFAEENCHEYAAEILAGVARKASFLETVGLQHAKVFYGIAHYQESFVEAVGLSGVRLKYLTVTM; from the coding sequence ATGGGAAAAAAGACACAAAATCTCCCCATGACAGCGGATGAAAGAGAACTGCTGGAAAGCTGGATTCGAGCCAAGACTACACCTCAACGCGTTGTCTTTCGTGCTCAGATTTGCCTGTTTGCAGCAGACGGACTGCCCGCTACGGAAATTGCCGACCGCATGAAAACCTCCAGACCTACAGTTCTGCTCTGGAGGAAGCGCTTTCAGGAGCAAGGTCCGGAAGGTCTGACAAAGGATGCACCCAGAGGCCCCAGTTCGAGGAAATTGGACCCGGAAGTCAGGGAAGCCATCGTTCAGGCAACCTTGAATTCGACTCCACTGGATGCTCCACACTGGACGACGCGGACTTTGGCAAAAGCCCTCGGTGTGAGTAACGCCACTGTGGCCAGGATCTGGAAAACGCTCGGAGCGGCTTCCCGGAAGAAACGCGGTGGTAAACGCCAGAAGGAAAAGCCTTCGGAAAGCAGATTTGTCGAAATTGCAGGAGTGTACCTGAATCCACCTGTCAGGGCCTTTGCTCTGAAGTTGGAGCGAGGCTCGTTTCAGAAGTCCTTCGGATGCAGCTTCAGTCCGGAGAAAAAGTCGACACAACTGCGGGATTCCGCAATCGGGTGTGATTCGTGCTTATCCGAATCCCTTAAGCTTCTGAATTCAGTTGTTACCGGGCACAGTGACCTTGACGCAGCCACAGCGGGATTGTGGAGCTTTGTGCACCAATTGGAGTCTAATATTTCAGATGGCGGCGAACTTCATCTTTTCCTTGAGGACGCGGATTCGGTGAAATATTTGGTCGATAATGGATTGGGCGCGTTGCCGAACATCTGCGTTCAGATCGTTCCGCGGGGGTATCTTTCCGGACATGATATACAAGAGCTTTTGGACGGCACGGCAGGAAACAAGAGAGATTCTTCTGCTGCCGGTGTGTCCGATCTTGTGGCTGCAGTAGATGCATATATTCGGGAGCAGAACGGTTCGGGCCCGTTTTTGTGGTCCAAAAAGCCCAATATCCTGGAAGGTCCGGAATTATGTAAAGTTATCTTGGAAACACTACGCCACTTGACGGAGTTGAGCGCAAGCATGGCATGGCAATACTTCAACCGACCTCATTTCGCTCTAAACAAAGAGGAAGCCATGAACTGGAAACCAAAGCTCGAAAGCTGGTTTGCCGCAGCCGCCTTTGCAGAGGAAGGCGAGCACAAGACCGCTCTGCAAATAGCGGAAACCCCTATTCCTGAAACCCGGGAAGCCGTCAGCATCCTACCTTCGCTCAGTACTGCATTTGCTGCCGCAGCATTTGCCGAGGAGAATTGTCACGAATACGCGGCCGAGATCTTGGCGGGAGTGGCTCGTAAAGCTTCATTCCTTGAGACCGTAGGACTGCAGCATGCAAAAGTGTTCTATGGAATTGCCCACTATCAAGAATCGTTTGTGGAAGCAGTAGGGCTTTCGGGAGTCCGACTCAAATATCTGACTGTTACTATGTGA